TGTAGTAACGGTGTGTCATGCTAGACAAGAATAAAATGAGGATAGAAAACTAGGAAAGAATAATTTCAGAATAGAATGTTTTATGATAGAAACAGCGCCGTAACTAGTTTTTCTAGTGCCCTGtgcaaaatttcatttttcggCCCCCTAAGcctaacttttttttggaaaaattgtaaataaaaaatatattttaatttattatttttaaaaatttctttattaaaattgcaCTTTTCTCGCTTTCATTTGCGCAAATTCATTTATAACGCCGTCATAATTAATATCTTTAACAATGTTATATTCAATAGATATTATTGAAAGATTAGATAATCTTTCTTGTCCTATAGTagatcttaaataatttttaatcaatttcaATTTACTAAAACTTCTCTCACACGACGCAGTAGTAACTGGAAGAGTGAGAAATATCCGGATAGCAATATTAATATTCGGATAAGAATCAATTAAGTCAAAGTCATGAAGTTCTTGCAAAATATCTAATAAAGTCGCAGTTTTAATATTAGGTATTATTGTCGATGCTTCAAATTTAAAGCTTTGTATCTCACAGGTGAACTGGTACATATTTAAATCTTTGCTATACTTAATTGCTAAATCTGCAGCCgacttttttaaatccaaaacgCTGGTTGATTCCAAAGACATACCATACAGAAAGGAAAAATCATTGCAGACAGTTCGCAGTTGCTCATAACGCCAATCTAGTTGAGACAATAAAGTATCAAAAATCTTGTAAATTTGCATTTTGAACAAATGTTCTGGAGTCATATTACTTCCTTCATCTGTTGCCTCATAATTTGccattttcttaacttttttcttgCGTTTATCAGGAAATCCAGCCTGTAAATTCATTGTTTTAGCTAAATTCTTTGCTTCCTGAAAATTTTGTTCGAAATCTGCTTCTCGTAGTCCTTGTAATGTACAACGTAGTGCATCAATTAATTTTGCTGCATGGTCTATCGATATATCTTTTCGTTGTAATGCCTTATTTTTTCTGTCAATGCATTGTAGAATTTTATTCCACATAGAAAGGGTACAGATAAATCTATAATTAATTAgtaacaataaactttttgcatTTGATACAGCTTCTGGATTTGATAAATCATTTGAAATCGATTCCAATCCTTTTTTTACTTCTGATAGATGTAAACTTAGTGATGTTATTGCATTGGCTTTTGATGACCATCTTGTGTCCGAAAAACTTTTAAGTGTCAATTTTAAAGACTTCATTAAAATTTCCCATCGTGTTGTTGATGACgagaaaaaattgaataatctTTGCACAGTACcaaaaaaagttatcatttcTGGTGATGTAGAGCCAGCATGGACACCAGCTAAATTTAAGTTATGAGCTGCACACGGTATAAATATTGCCAAACTATTAATTTCCAAAATACGCGCTCTGACTCCTTTGTATTTTCCCGCCATATTAGCACCGTTGTCATATCCTTGTCCTCTGGCATCATTAATATCCAGTTTATCACcttctagtttatttaaaatttcagtcgTTAAACCTTCTTCTGTTTTTTCATGTGAGTGAATGAAGTCGATGAAGCTTTCTTCGATCATTACCTTACCATTAGAATCAACATGGACGTATCGTATCATCTGACTCATTTGTTCTTTCTTTGATATATCAGGAGTGCAGTCGAATAAAATTGTGTagtattttgattatttaattctAGATATGATTTCGTTTCTAGTTTTATCaccaattaattttattatttcattttgaataatGGGTGAAAAATATGCAACAGaaccttttttatgtttttcaatacgttcttttaaagttttattataatggCTGGCAAATtctatcaaatttaaaaaaattccacaaTTTGGATCTccaattttttcatttgaacCTCTAAgagcaatattatttttggcGCAGAATAGAATAGCATCTACAacgatttttaatatttcacgccaatttttcttcattaattGAATAGCACGccattttttcttcattaattgaattaattaaataatcatcGAGTGTGTTCCCTGATCTTATATTTGTTTCCATCACTTTCCATTTTACATAATTGTTTCTGTGATCAGATGAATTTTCATGTTGTGGAATAACAGGATGAAGATGTCGCCAATCACGGAATCCTTTATGGGGGTCTGTAATATTATAAGATTTGTGGCCAAAAAGAATACAAGGGAAACAAAATATTGCGTTTTGATTAATAGAATATAACAACCATTTTCTTATAACCATTTCTCCATTAATATGTTTCACATAAAACCAATCCTTTGTAAATTTTCGCCCTGTATTGTCTGCTGATATAATGGTATTAACGTTTACATTATTGCCTTGTTCTGGACCATGGTTGACAAGAgaatatattacattatttgaaATAGCAGGCCAAGAATTTGGGTCGTTGTAATTTAGCATTATTTCTTGTGGAATAATATTGACGTTTGGTGTAATAGATGgcaaatttataacaatattttcaatttcaacATTAGTAGTACATGTATTTTCGACATTTGTACTTTcgacatttttattttcgacATTTGTAATAATATCATTATGATCAATTAAACTTATAGGTTGCAATTTTAGCACAGCATCTTCATCTTGTAAATCAGAACTAGGTCTAGATATATTAGTTTCTTCAATTTgtggatttttttaaagccattTAGTAAATTGCTGCGACATTGATTTGCATTCTTCTTGTTTTTGcttgttaatttttcttttttgagcGCCCGATAATTGTTTTGACATTGTTTGactagataaaaataataatattaaatataaatttatgatttatctCTGGAGCTACTAGATTACCAGATAtatcgaaaataaaaaattgtaaaaaaaatttatcggTAAATTGAAATATGTGCTTGCCAACGCTTACGATTACGATTCAAGTGTTTTATTACGATCTTACGATTCAagtgttttattaagtttttattattttaaaaagcttaccTGATGATTTagtttaatgtaattaatagAATAATTGGCTTGATGTggtttaataattagtttttttatagctatttttaaccaatctatatttaaataaaacaaacttgcgatgtttttataaacgagtatattttaaattctaattggaaattataaattgtaataatgtgTCATTAATAATGTGtcattaataataacaataagtttttttatgttgctttgattaaaaatgaaaattgcttcacacattttttaaattcaccACATTACTACACACACAATACGTTTTATTCTATTGCCCACCAGATATCGTTGAGTGAATTCGCGCCAAAATATTACAATTTGGAATGGGAAATgaatatagaaattttaaattgcagTATAGAATTAAGTAGCACTGTATTGAAATACAATACAGTGCTActtaataggaaaaaaaaattttaaaaaattaaaaaaaaaattaatagaagtatttattaatagaaCAAATAATTTTTCGTCAGTTTAATCCATCTACGGGCCCTGTGCAAGTGCACCTGTTGCACCTGCCTAGTTACGGCACTGGATAGAAATAAAGAAACCTTACTAGAAAagaatttttacaaaagaatattttttggcagaaattttgaaaagaaacttGAAATACTTTCtaagaaagaatattttttaataaacgtaAACAACTTGCTtggaaagaattttatttaataaatctaaaaaacttgCTACGACAgaactttatttcattaatcCAAAAAAACTTGCTAGGAAAGAATTaccatttataataaaagtgaaTCACTGATGAATGATTCATTGAGACATTGGTCTCTGGATGGTTGTTCTCAGTGGCAGCATCAACCTCAGAATAGtccttaaaagaaaaataataattgattgataaaagatttattgaCAAATTGCGCGCAAATTCTTTCTTAAAATTTCTTTGCCAgcacgtttttaaaatttcttttctaaaatttctttgcTAGTACGTTTTTCCAATTTTCTTTGCTAGAAAGAAAATGACTTTTACTTGTGCGATTTCTATCCTAAAAAAGTCTTTGCTAgcaagtttttcatttttctttgcCAGAAAGGATATATGTATTTCTTTCTTCTTTTCTATTCTTTAATTATTCTATCCTAAAAAGTAATCATGTTTTTTTCTATCATAGCAAGAGTTTTCATGTTTCTTTCCTAAAAAGGCTTTCCTGAATTCTTGTCTAGAACCGGCCACCTGTGTAACTATTTTAACTACTCGGTatagttaaggcaattttaaaatattatagcgtctgtatgatattttgttgactacgataCATTTCCGTTATTTGatcaggtctgtgaattatgaaaagaagaaaaaaattaaaatgagaaattttgcggtatcttaaaatgtaaatgtttattgCGATAAAAACCCAGAccgaaaattctttttttttcaaagaaaaaaaaaaatcttaaactctaaataaaatttaaacaaatacgttttttaggtaaaatgaaCATCATAGCTTAATAATATGATTTGTTCTGATCGTTTTTTGaccatatttctttattttaagcaCTTTCTTGATCGaaattctagttttttttgtgaaaattgatggaaatattgtattttgacaaatatatttagttaataacggtcagaaccgattagaactaggatcaatAGTAAATTAAGGCACTTTTTcagaagattttaattaaattcatatTAACGCCGATGAGCGAAAGTGATCTAAAGCCTTCAAAATAGtgtttagattcactattaggGGTCACGGTTGTTTacaagcgctatgtttaggCACGCAtgcgttaaaatttttaaaaaaagtcttgcacttttaaaatggctgcggcTCTTAAcgacataaaatattttatatgacaACCGttaatttgttaacattttctTTGAAATATAATGCTGTACTcttgtttttaacttatatcAGTATATCAATACATATAATTTCATAATTACatcaataaaatagtattaaaatggTCTTAGCGCGCTTAAACTTCATCTCTAGTTAGTTACTTTTTAGAGTAAAACacagatttgtttatttatttaaattcgattttttaaaaatctgactgtaggaattcaaaatttttttttttaaacttcagataaatatgttccatattaatgatatttttttggttattgcTTCAGCTTTTTTTTGGCTTAAAAGTATGCTTTTACTGATAGGACTATGtcctaatataataaagtttcattttttattattacttttaatttttcttacttatcttaaaattaatatt
This portion of the Hydra vulgaris chromosome 13, alternate assembly HydraT2T_AEP genome encodes:
- the LOC136089789 gene encoding zinc finger MYM-type protein 5-like, translating into MTIIELTQLETYVDDLMQFYHAKWPQGSVPPKLHMMEDHAIPFLQKWGAGFGFYGEQGETNISRPSSDLQDEDAVLKLQPISLIDHNDIITNVENKNVESTNVENTCTTNVEIENIVINLPSITPNVNIIPQEIMLNYNDPNSWPAISNNVIYSLVNHGPEQGNNVNVNTIISADNTGRKFTKDWFYVKHINGEMVIRKWLLYSINQNAIFCFPCILFGHKSYNITDPHKGFRDWRHLHPVIPQHENSSDHRNNYVKWKVMETNIRSGNTLDDYLINSINEEKMACYSINEEKLA
- the LOC136089787 gene encoding zinc finger MYM-type protein 1-like: MIEESFIDFIHSHEKTEEGLTTEILNKLEGDKLDINDARGQGYDNGANMAGKYKGVRARILEINSLAIFIPCAAHNLNLAGVHAGSTSPEMITFFGTVQRLFNFFSSSTTRWEILMKSLKLTLKSFSDTRWSSKANAITSLSLHLSEVKKGLESISNDLSNPEAVSNAKSLLLLINYRFICTLSMWNKILQCIDRKNKALQRKDISIDHAAKLIDALRCTLQGLREADFEQNFQEAKNLAKTMNLQAGFPDKRKKKVKKMANYEATDEGSNMTPEHLFKMQIYKIFDTLLSQLDWRYEQLRTVCNDFSFLYGMSLESTSVLDLKKSAADLAIKYSKDLNMYQFTCEIQSFKFEASTIIPNIKTATLLDILQELHDFDLIDSYPNINIAIRIFLTLPVTTASCERSFSKLKLIKNYLRSTIGQERLSNLSIISIEYNIVKDINYDGVINEFAQMKARKVQF